Proteins encoded by one window of Halomonas chromatireducens:
- a CDS encoding arylesterase produces the protein MALAASPTALAAGTPTLLVMGDSLSAAYGIEQDEGWVSLLEARLDGKAEVVNASISGETSSGGASRLPDLLGQHEPHIVLLGLGGNDGLRGLPPNQLEANLAAMIEASRQAGAEVLLLGIDIPPNYGQAYRDAFTGVFFQLAESYELALLPFLLEGVALEEGMMQSDGIHPTPLAQPIILDNVWPELLPLLERNGVAGSLSDG, from the coding sequence ATGGCACTCGCTGCCTCACCGACCGCGCTGGCCGCCGGCACCCCGACGCTGCTGGTCATGGGCGACAGTCTCAGCGCCGCATACGGCATCGAGCAGGATGAAGGCTGGGTCAGTTTGCTGGAAGCGCGTCTCGACGGAAAGGCGGAAGTGGTCAATGCCAGCATCAGCGGTGAGACGAGCAGCGGCGGCGCGAGCCGACTTCCCGACCTACTCGGACAGCATGAACCCCACATTGTTCTGCTCGGGCTGGGCGGCAACGACGGCCTGCGCGGCCTGCCACCCAACCAGCTGGAGGCCAACCTCGCCGCCATGATCGAGGCAAGCCGCCAGGCCGGCGCCGAGGTGCTGCTACTTGGAATCGATATTCCGCCGAACTACGGCCAGGCCTACCGCGACGCCTTTACCGGGGTCTTCTTCCAGCTCGCCGAGTCCTACGAGCTGGCCCTGCTCCCCTTCCTGCTCGAAGGGGTGGCGCTGGAAGAGGGCATGATGCAGTCCGACGGCATTCACCCGACGCCCCTTGCCCAACCGATCATCCTCGACAATGTATGGCCCGAGCTCCTGCCGCTGCTGGAGCGCAACGGCGTAGCTGGCTCCTTGTCCGACGGCTGA